Proteins encoded within one genomic window of Oncorhynchus masou masou isolate Uvic2021 chromosome 1, UVic_Omas_1.1, whole genome shotgun sequence:
- the LOC135509228 gene encoding follistatin-A has product MLRMLQKLRLQPGMSLLLIWLCHFMEDQKVQAGNCWLQQGKNGRCQVLYVPGMSREECCRSGRLGTSWTEEDVPNSTLFRWMIFNGGAPNCIPCKETCDNVDCGPGKRCKINRRSKPRCVCAPDCSNVTWKGPVCGSDGKTYKDECALLKSKCKVHLDLEVQYQGKCKKTCRDVLCPGSSTCVVDQTNNAYCVMCNRICPEQRSPDQFLCGNDGIIYASACHLRRATCLLGRSIGVAYQGKCIKAKSCEDIQCSVGKKCLWDARMSRGRCSLCEEPCPESRMDEAVCASDNTTYPSECVMKQTSCSLGTLLEVKHSGSCNSITEAPEEEEEEEEEEEEEEEQEDQDYTIYIHLSSLLDG; this is encoded by the exons ATGCTCAGGATGCTACAGAAACTCCGTCTCCAGCCAGGGATGAGTCTATTATTGATATGGCTCTGTCATTTCATGGAAGATCAAAAAGTACAAG CTGGTAACTGCTGGTTACAGCAGGGGAAGAACGGGAGGTGTCAGGTGCTCTACGTACCGGGGATGAGCCGAGAGGAATGCTGTAGAAGCGGGAGGCTGGGAACGTCATGGACCGAGGAGGATGTACCCAACAGCACCTTGTTCCGGTGGATGATCTTTAACGGCGGAGCCCCAAACTGCATACCCTGCAagg AAACGTGCGACAACGTGGACTGTGGACCCGGAAAGAGATGCAAGATTAACAGGAGAAGCAAGCCGCGCTGCGTCTGCGCGCCAGACTGCTCCAATGTCACTTGGAAAGGACCTGTCTGCGGATCGGATGGAAAGACATACAAAGACGAGTGCGCGTTGCTCAAGTCCAAATGTAAAGTCCATCTGGACCTGGAAGTGCAGTACCAGGGCAAATGCAAGA AGACCTGCCGTGACGTTTTATGCCCAGGAAGCTCCACGTGCGTCGTGGACCAGACAAATAACGCATATTGTGTGATGTGTAATCGGATCTGCCCTGAACAGAGGTCACCAGATCAGTTCCTGTGTGGCAACGACGGGATCATCTATGCCAGTGCATGCCATCTGAGGAGGGCGACATGTCTCCTGGGCAGATCCATAGGAGTAGCATATCAGGGGAAATGCATCA AGGCCAAGTCGTGCGAGGACATCCAGTGCAGTGTGGGGAAGAAGTGTCTGTGGGACGCCAGGATGAGTCGAGGCCGCTGCTCCCTCTGTGAGGAGCCGTGTCCAGAGAGCCGGATGGACGAGGCGGTGTGCGCCAGCGACAACACCACCTACCCCTCAGAGTGTGTTATGAAGCAGACCTCCTGCTCTCTGGGAACGCTCCTGGAGGTTAAGCATTCAGGATCTTGCAACT CCATTACAGAAGCcccggaggaagaggaggaggaggaggaggaggaggaggaggaggaggagcaggaagatCAGGACTACACAATTTATATCCACCTGTCCTCCTTATTGGATGGATAG